One window of the Qipengyuania oceanensis genome contains the following:
- a CDS encoding TetR/AcrR family transcriptional regulator, which translates to MASRKRLSPHESRTAALEAARALLIESGPQAVTLKAVSGRIGRTHANLLHHFGSAAGLQKELARHLTETVCETIIQAVRASRAGLGQPREVVDLAFDAFDKEGAGALASWMLLTGNEDAITPIVETIHALVDEIAPEEAGNHEGIMRVHEDTLALVLMALGNALMGQALAKSLDLPLDAARNRAERMLLRSIESVSQPVPQK; encoded by the coding sequence ATGGCATCGAGAAAACGACTTTCCCCGCACGAATCCCGGACCGCGGCGCTCGAGGCGGCGCGGGCGCTGCTTATCGAATCCGGGCCCCAGGCAGTCACGCTGAAAGCCGTTTCCGGGCGGATCGGGCGGACCCATGCGAACCTGCTCCACCACTTCGGCTCGGCGGCCGGACTGCAGAAGGAACTGGCCCGTCATCTCACCGAGACGGTGTGCGAGACGATCATCCAAGCGGTGCGCGCCAGCAGGGCGGGCCTGGGGCAGCCGCGCGAGGTGGTCGACCTGGCTTTCGACGCATTCGACAAGGAAGGGGCCGGCGCGCTCGCCAGCTGGATGCTGCTGACCGGCAACGAAGACGCGATCACTCCCATCGTCGAGACGATCCACGCACTGGTCGACGAAATCGCACCCGAAGAAGCGGGGAATCACGAAGGCATCATGCGGGTCCATGAGGATACGCTCGCGCTGGTACTGATGGCGCTCGGCAATGCGTTGATGGGGCAGGCTCTGGCCAAGTCGCTCGACCTGCCGCTCGATGCGGCGCGCAACCGGGCCGAGCGAATGTTGCTGCGCTCGATCGAA